A portion of the Gigantopelta aegis isolate Gae_Host chromosome 10, Gae_host_genome, whole genome shotgun sequence genome contains these proteins:
- the LOC121383711 gene encoding cdc42 homolog, whose product MATIFDNYAVPLKVRGEDFVVSVFDIATQIDYERIRAYTYRENAVVVICFSVCDWESFNSVPLLWMPEVRRYTKKTRSIILVGTKTDQRQGNASEVSKEEGQRLAKKIGADCYLECSARKQEGLEEIFQHIVFAGLKFKKSKNFAKFLFNRFRRSHIMHLQNKTRG is encoded by the exons ATGGCTACAATATTCGACAATTATGCag tgCCACTCAAGGTTCGAGGTGAAGACTTTGTTGTCAGTGTGTTTGATATTGCTACACAG ATTGATTACGAGCGTATTCGAGCGTACACCTACAGAGAAAACGCGGTGGTAGTCATCTGTTTCTCAGTGTGCGACTGGGAATCGTTCAACAGCGTGCCCCTGCTGTGGATGCCAGAAGTGAGGCGATACACGAAGAAGACTCGGTCAATCATTTTGGTCGGCACCAAGACAGATCAGCGGCAAGGCAACGCAAGCGAAGTGTCCAAAGAAGAAGGGCAACGGTTAGCGAAGAAAATCGGGGCAGACTGCTATCTGGAGTGCTCGGCTAGAAAGCAAGAAGGTCTGGAGGAAATCTTCCAGCACATTGTCTTCGCTGGACTGAAGTTCAAGAAGAGCAAAAATTTCGCCAAGTTCCTTTTCAATCGTTTCAGAAGGTCACACATAATGCATCTGCAGAATAAAACACGTGGCTGA